The genome window CCTCTGGGGGCAGGTTCGTGAAAGCTGATAGGTTAAAGCCCTCGCCGTATGCTGCAATGAAGGCGGCTCAGCACGTCGCTGACGTCGGCCGAGATCGAGGCATTACATCCATTCATATCAAGGTCCGGGCTCCTGGTGGGTCTGGCTCAAAGACTCCAGGCCCAGGGGCCCAGGCAGCCATCCGGGCCCTTGCAAGGAGTAATTTCATGGTAGGTCGAATTGAGGAGTCGACCCCCATCCCCCATGACGGGACTCGTAAGCCAGGGGGCAGGCGGGGTCGCAGGCCTTAGCAGGTCTTATGGAAGTATGGTGTTGAAGGTCAAAGTTCTCAACGTTGACGAGGACAGCGTAAGCTTTCTCGTAGGGGGTGTGGATGTGGCATTTACTAACGCCCTAAGGAGGACCATGATCATGGATGTGCCTTGCATGGTAATCGATGACATTTTCTTCTTTGATAACTCGTCGGTGGTTCCAGATGAGAATCTATCTCAGAGGATCGGGTACCTGCCTCTAAAGACGGATCTAGATAGGTACATTCTCCCGGTGGATTGTGACTGCGGAAGCGAGTTGGGATGCGAAAAATGTCGTGTGGTGCTCACTTTGGATGTGGAAGCGGAGACCGAGACCATCACCGTATACTCGGGAGATTTTATCTCAGAGGATCCTTCAGTGGTTCCCGTGTCTCCTGGAATCCCCTTAACCAAGATCACCCCCGGTCAGGCGGTGAGGCTGGAGGCCTATGCAAGGCTTGGGACAGGTAAGGAGCACTCAAAGTGGCAGCCAGTCTCCATGGCGGTATATCAACACGTTGCTGAGATTGAGATAGACGAGGACCGGTGCACTAACTGCGCAGAATGCATAAGGGCCTGCCCTCGGGACGTGTTCATCCTCGATGATGGTAAGCTAAAGGTAGTGGATGTAAATGCGTGCACCATCTGCGGAGAGTGTGAGAAGTCGTGCCCCGTGGAGCCCATAGCAGTGAGGGCGAGACCTATAGATGACCTGTTCCTATTCACCGTCGAGTCGACGGGTTGTATGGAGCCAGCGAAGCTTGTAACCGAAGCGGTACGGATCCTGTCGGATAAGCTGGACAAGTTCGCGAATAAAGTAGAGCTGGGGGAGACGGCGGATACTCTCAACATCTTCCAAGTGGATCAAGTAGAGCAGGACAGGCTCTACAAAGGGGGCGTCGAGGATATCGATGATGATAATGAGGATTCTACCTCTGGCCTTGATGGCGCAGCTTCTGAGGATGCAGACGGAGACAAGGAGGAGGAAATCGTCTCAAAGGTCGACTTGGACGAAGAGAGAAATGGTGTTTCTAATGTTGAACAATGAACTGAAGATGGCTATCAGGGTCCTCAAGGCAGCCTCCCGTGGGGGAGGTAAGCCGATCTGGGGTGCCCTTGCTGATGAACTAGATAAGCCAAAGCGGCGGAGGGTCGCGGTGAATCTGAGCAGGATCGGCAGGCATAGCGGGGAGGGGGATGTGGTCGCTGTGCCGGGTAAAGTTCTGGCATCAGGGTTGCTGGGTGCTGGAGTGACAGTTGCGGCGTACTCGTTCAGCGAGAGTGCTAAAACTAAGATAATTGCAGCTGGTTCCCGGGCTGTGTCTCTTACGGATCTGCTAGATGAGGGCGTGGCGCCTTCCCGGATCAAGATACTGAAATAGTTTCTCCGTTTAGTTCTGGGAGGGGGATGGATCCTCTCAATGGGGGTCTTACGCGCGAGCGCGGGAATCCAAAAACCTCCTCCGCGTTAAAATCCCTAAATATCTCTGTCCACCCTCTTTAGGTATGGAGTTCGGATATTACATCAGGCCCGCTGAGACCTACGAGGGTATGGTAGAGATGGCTAGGCACGCTGAGGAGCTAGGGCTATTCGGAGTCTTCCTGAACGATCACGTTCACTCAATTGGTGAGGGGGGCAGAGAGCCTTACCTCGAGGCTTGGACGGCCATGACTGGGATAGGCGTACAGACGAAGCGGATCAGGCTGGGTCACATCGTTCTCTTCAACTCTCTAAGGAACCCCGCGTTCTTGGCCAAGTCTGTGGCCACCTTGGATCGGATGTCCAGGGGCCGATATGAGCTCCTTGTTGGTGCAGGCTGGAACGAGGCCGAGTACTTGGGCTACGACCTGATGGAGGGGGGACGGGGGATGCCATCCCCTGGAAAGAGGGTGGATAGGTTCAAGGAGGCACTTCACATCCTCAGGGGAATGCTCGAAAATCCGGTTTACTCCTACGAAGGAAAGTATTGGGTCCTCAAGGACGCTATTAACCTCCCCCCACCTGTTCAGCATCCCATAAGGATTTCCGTAGGGGCCAGCAAGCCTAGGATGATCAATATAGCGGCAAGATACGGTGACGGACTAAACCGCGGAGGGGGACTAGCCTCCCTGGAGAGGACCCAGAAACTCTTGGTACCCGCCCTTGAGAGGAACGGGAAGCGTATTGAGGACTATTTCTTCTCAGGTTTCGCGTCTCAGCTCATAATCAATGAGAGCGACGAGGAATATAATGTATCGGCGAAGAGGCTAGCGAAGAGGTCGAACAGATCATTGGAGGAAGTGAAGCGGGACGGCTTCTTCGGGACGCCAGAGACTTTAGTGGAAAAGTTTAGGAAGGCGAAAGACCTCGGCGTAAAGATGATCGTGGTTTTTGTCAGACCGGTCGCGACCCTCGATGAGATGAAAGAAAGCCTTTCCAGATTCAATGATGATGTCATCAATGA of Candidatus Bathyarchaeota archaeon contains these proteins:
- a CDS encoding 30S ribosomal protein S11 is translated as MWRQPLLSEGERWAVVHIHSSFNNTIIHMTDLTGAETIALASGGRFVKADRLKPSPYAAMKAAQHVADVGRDRGITSIHIKVRAPGGSGSKTPGPGAQAAIRALARSNFMVGRIEESTPIPHDGTRKPGGRRGRRP
- a CDS encoding DNA-directed RNA polymerase subunit D; amino-acid sequence: MTGLVSQGAGGVAGLSRSYGSMVLKVKVLNVDEDSVSFLVGGVDVAFTNALRRTMIMDVPCMVIDDIFFFDNSSVVPDENLSQRIGYLPLKTDLDRYILPVDCDCGSELGCEKCRVVLTLDVEAETETITVYSGDFISEDPSVVPVSPGIPLTKITPGQAVRLEAYARLGTGKEHSKWQPVSMAVYQHVAEIEIDEDRCTNCAECIRACPRDVFILDDGKLKVVDVNACTICGECEKSCPVEPIAVRARPIDDLFLFTVESTGCMEPAKLVTEAVRILSDKLDKFANKVELGETADTLNIFQVDQVEQDRLYKGGVEDIDDDNEDSTSGLDGAASEDADGDKEEEIVSKVDLDEERNGVSNVEQ
- a CDS encoding 50S ribosomal protein L18e yields the protein MLNNELKMAIRVLKAASRGGGKPIWGALADELDKPKRRRVAVNLSRIGRHSGEGDVVAVPGKVLASGLLGAGVTVAAYSFSESAKTKIIAAGSRAVSLTDLLDEGVAPSRIKILK
- a CDS encoding LLM class flavin-dependent oxidoreductase; translated protein: MEFGYYIRPAETYEGMVEMARHAEELGLFGVFLNDHVHSIGEGGREPYLEAWTAMTGIGVQTKRIRLGHIVLFNSLRNPAFLAKSVATLDRMSRGRYELLVGAGWNEAEYLGYDLMEGGRGMPSPGKRVDRFKEALHILRGMLENPVYSYEGKYWVLKDAINLPPPVQHPIRISVGASKPRMINIAARYGDGLNRGGGLASLERTQKLLVPALERNGKRIEDYFFSGFASQLIINESDEEYNVSAKRLAKRSNRSLEEVKRDGFFGTPETLVEKFRKAKDLGVKMIVVFVRPVATLDEMKESLSRFNDDVINEL